From Diorhabda carinulata isolate Delta chromosome Y, icDioCari1.1, whole genome shotgun sequence:
ttcctcaaGTATTTGTAGAGTTGGAAAATCTGCTACATAGTATTTACGGTCATTGACTGCTATTAAATTATCTGaagaactttgaaaaatctgaattatgGGACCCACTTCTTCAGGTAAATAATCATCGAGTATTTCTGGTTGCGAGGGAATAAGTTTCGAgttcaaatcaattttccatagggaattttcattaataatatataaatggtaattttcaaattcaccaGCCATGGCAATGAACATATACTCCGGTGTTATGTCGCATAAATTTTTATCCGATTCATTTGGTTGATGTGCAAGTGTCTTTGTAGTCGGTGGCAGCGCTGATGTTGGTTTGAAAGGAttatttacatatgtattgaTTGGTCCATAAAGAGCTTCAAGGGCCATTTTATCATCCTCATCCAATTTAGGAGCAATGTTGAATTGATACCATGGATACATTATTGCTGTCTCAATATCACTGTGAGCAATTCCTAAAATATGCccaatttcatgaattaataCCATAAGTAGGCTAGTCTGATCTTCTGAACTTGATCCATCCAAACTTAAATCCCACTTCTCATCAGCATCAATATGAAGCTCTATACAACTGTTGCCTTTTGGGAAATAAGCATGTGCCAACACCTTTCCGGGCCCATCAAATGTACTGGAGCACTCACCTCTACCTTGGCAATTTGCTCGAAAATAGTGCTTTCCCCGTACAACTGTAATAGATATATCGGGAGCATAAGGCCGTATTTTgtgtattaattcaaatttaaactttgaactgtTACTCCACACTTCAAAAGTCTTTTTGGTTACTTTAAGATATTCTGGAGTTGCCTGAGGGAAATaccatttcaaatcaaattttgaccaTTTTGATTTAACTCTAAAAGAATGATCATCGTCGGAAGCTGCTTCACTTACATTACATCTTGGTCTATTTAGAAGTTGAATtgtattttcatctaattctcCCGTTGCAGGGATATTATATCTTTCTTGAAAACTCAACAAATAATCCTCAAGTTTAgtcaaatcattttcatttgcgTACCCGAACCATTGTAAATACTTCATAGCATACTGTTGGTCGACAACGCATAGTACTGGACATAGTACTGCAGCTAATATAATGATTAACATGATCTTCACTCTTCTGCtatcctcaaaaaactaatttccaatcACATTAATAacggaatatataatttttaaaaaacccaaagacttttaaccgacctggtatatcagcgctcccgctgttatcatcgcaacgaatctgtctcgattacgtgcgtgataccttacattgacaaaaatctctttttatttatacgttatacttttatgttacaagattagcgaataataatggtatatataatttttaaaacccaaagacttttaaccgacctgTTATATCAGCGCTCCCGCTGTTATAATCGCAACGAATATATAACTTTACGCATGcgcaaaaacgaagtctctctctctctctctcttaca
This genomic window contains:
- the LOC130902977 gene encoding matrix metalloproteinase-2-like — its product is MLIIILAAVLCPVLCVVDQQYAMKYLQWFGYANENDLTKLEDYLLSFQERYNIPATGELDENTIQLLNRPRCNVSEAASDDDHSFRVKSKWSKFDLKWYFPQATPEYLKVTKKTFEVWSNSSKFKFELIHKIRPYAPDISITVVRGKHYFRANCQGRGECSSTFDGPGKVLAHAYFPKGNSCIELHIDADEKWDLSLDGSSSEDQTSLLMVLIHEIGHILGIAHSDIETAIMYPWYQFNIAPKLDEDDKMALEALYGPINTYVNNPFKPTSALPPTTKTLAHQPNESDKNLCDITPEYMFIAMAERKPITKIQDLPLNTLRAIKKAKIVNSKFGESVLLDLDTEVVFLPQRVTSVYKPVIEEFEKEKYGIIFKGLVDVGKNQRLASFEIEEL